From a region of the Vidua macroura isolate BioBank_ID:100142 chromosome 25, ASM2450914v1, whole genome shotgun sequence genome:
- the MECR gene encoding enoyl-[acyl-carrier-protein] reductase, mitochondrial isoform X1: MQRAAARALRGARSPPVLTPPGLTHPGLTQPGLTRPGLTHPGLTHPGLTRPGLTHPGLTHPGLTQPGLTQPVRARSAAAGPPPLGLLYERHGEAAAVVQLKDLEVPKLGDCDVHVKMLAAPINPADINMIQGTYPVLSPLPAVGGNEGVGEVLEVGHRVTALKPGDRVIPANAGLGTWRTRGVFPEEMLLKVPSDIPVLCAATLSVNPCTAFRLLADFESLVPGDSVIQNAANSGVGQAVIQIARASGIKTINVVRDRPDLPKLVERLMALGADHIVTEEMLRKPEMKDIFKSIPRPRLALNCVGGKSTTEMLRHLQPKGTMVTYGGMAKQPVMVPVSAFIFRDVRLRGFWITQWRKDHVQDQESVAAMMDALCQLIRGGQLTAPACTEVPLQDYRAALEASMKPFVSSKQILLL, encoded by the exons ATGCAGCGAGCGGCAGCGCGGGCGCTGCGCGGGGCGCGGAGCCCCCCAGTGCTGACCCCGCCGGGGCTCACCCACCCGGGGCTCACCCAGCCGGGGCTCACCCGGCCGGGGCTCACCCACCCGGGGCTCACCCACCCGGGGCTCACCCGGCCGGGGCTCACCCACCCGGGGCTCACCCACCCGGGGCTCACCCAGCCGGGGCTCACCCAGCCGGTGCGGGCGCGATCGGCCGCGGCGGGGCCCCCTCCGCTCGGGCTGCTCTACGAGCGGCACGGAGAGGCCGCAGCCGTCGTGCA ACTGAAGGATCTGGAAGTGCCCAAGCTGGGGGACTGTGATGTCCACGTCAAGATGTTGGCAGCCCCCATCAATCCTGCCGACATCAACATGATCCAAG GGACCTACCCCGTCCTGTCGCCGCTGCCGGCCGTGGGAGGGAACGAAGGTGTCGGGGAGGTGCTGGAGGTTGGGCACCGTGTGACGGCTCTGAAACCTGGGGACCGGGTCATCCCTGCGAACGCCGGGCTCG GGACGTGGCGGACACGGGGAGTGTTCCCTGAGGAGATGCTGCTGAAAGTGCCCAGTGACATCCCggtgctctgtgctgccactCTGAGCGTCAACCCCTGCACGGCGTTCCGTCTGCTGGCTGACTTCGAGAGCCTGGTGCCCG GTGACTCTGTCATTCAGAACGCCGCCAACAGCGGTGTGGGCCAGGCCGTCATCCAGATCGCCAGGGCCTCCGGCATCAAGACCATCAATGtggtgagggacag acCTGATCTCCCTAAACTGGTGGAGAGGCTGATGGCCCTGGGTGCTGACCACATCGTCACAGAGGAGATGCTGAGAAAGCCAGAGATGAAAGATATATTTAAG AGCATCCCGAGGCCCCGGCTCGCCCTGAACTGCGTCGGGGGCAAAAGCACCACGGAGATGCTGCGTCATCTGCA GCCCAAGGGGACCATGGTCACCTACGGGGGGATGGCAAAGCAGCCTGTGATGGTGCCTGTG AGTGCCTTCATCTTCCGGGACGTGCGGCTCCGCGGGTTCTGGATAACGCAGTGGCGGAAGGACCACGTGCAGG aCCAGGAGAGCGTGGCCGCGATGATGGACGCCCTGTGCCAGCTCATCCGCGGGGGCCAGCTCACGGCGCCTGCCTGCACCGAGGTCCCGCTCCAGGACTACAGGGCAGCGCTGGAGGCCTCCATGAAGCCCTTCGTGTCCTCCAAGCAGATCCTCCTCCTCTGA
- the MECR gene encoding enoyl-[acyl-carrier-protein] reductase, mitochondrial isoform X2, with amino-acid sequence MLAAPINPADINMIQGTYPVLSPLPAVGGNEGVGEVLEVGHRVTALKPGDRVIPANAGLGTWRTRGVFPEEMLLKVPSDIPVLCAATLSVNPCTAFRLLADFESLVPGDSVIQNAANSGVGQAVIQIARASGIKTINVVRDRPDLPKLVERLMALGADHIVTEEMLRKPEMKDIFKSIPRPRLALNCVGGKSTTEMLRHLQPKGTMVTYGGMAKQPVMVPVSAFIFRDVRLRGFWITQWRKDHVQDQESVAAMMDALCQLIRGGQLTAPACTEVPLQDYRAALEASMKPFVSSKQILLL; translated from the exons ATGTTGGCAGCCCCCATCAATCCTGCCGACATCAACATGATCCAAG GGACCTACCCCGTCCTGTCGCCGCTGCCGGCCGTGGGAGGGAACGAAGGTGTCGGGGAGGTGCTGGAGGTTGGGCACCGTGTGACGGCTCTGAAACCTGGGGACCGGGTCATCCCTGCGAACGCCGGGCTCG GGACGTGGCGGACACGGGGAGTGTTCCCTGAGGAGATGCTGCTGAAAGTGCCCAGTGACATCCCggtgctctgtgctgccactCTGAGCGTCAACCCCTGCACGGCGTTCCGTCTGCTGGCTGACTTCGAGAGCCTGGTGCCCG GTGACTCTGTCATTCAGAACGCCGCCAACAGCGGTGTGGGCCAGGCCGTCATCCAGATCGCCAGGGCCTCCGGCATCAAGACCATCAATGtggtgagggacag acCTGATCTCCCTAAACTGGTGGAGAGGCTGATGGCCCTGGGTGCTGACCACATCGTCACAGAGGAGATGCTGAGAAAGCCAGAGATGAAAGATATATTTAAG AGCATCCCGAGGCCCCGGCTCGCCCTGAACTGCGTCGGGGGCAAAAGCACCACGGAGATGCTGCGTCATCTGCA GCCCAAGGGGACCATGGTCACCTACGGGGGGATGGCAAAGCAGCCTGTGATGGTGCCTGTG AGTGCCTTCATCTTCCGGGACGTGCGGCTCCGCGGGTTCTGGATAACGCAGTGGCGGAAGGACCACGTGCAGG aCCAGGAGAGCGTGGCCGCGATGATGGACGCCCTGTGCCAGCTCATCCGCGGGGGCCAGCTCACGGCGCCTGCCTGCACCGAGGTCCCGCTCCAGGACTACAGGGCAGCGCTGGAGGCCTCCATGAAGCCCTTCGTGTCCTCCAAGCAGATCCTCCTCCTCTGA